A window of Fusarium oxysporum Fo47 chromosome II, complete sequence genomic DNA:
CATGCACTTGGATGGAGaggaaaggaaaaaagaagtCTGAAAGGGTGGGAGGAAGTCGGGCTCTTATAGCTGGGAGAGATCACTCGCGCACGGACCACTTCTATATATTACCTAAGGCATTAAGGCCAATCTGAGCGCGAATTACAGGAAGGTGGAGCTCTAATTTCCAGGCACCAGCGGAAGGTTCCACTGTTGGCAGGCAGGCACAGAGGCAGCAGCAACTTAATTTCCAGCCCAGCAGGCAGGCACACTCTATCCTACACTCATAGGCACGCGACACCATCGATTGGCTGTGCCTACAGTACGGTATTGGATAAATTCCATATCAAAATGGCTGGGCTACCTTACCTGTGGCTTCATCTCACTGCTCTTTCTCGCTCAGGATCAAGATTTCCAGCTGTTTTTCTGCACCCTCGAGATGAGCTCCTGCGGGAATTGATTCGATCAACAATAACCCCCCCCGGAGCGCATTTCGCGAACCATATCCAACAATTACTTCAGCATACCTGTACCTTGCGTTCTTTGCCAAACCTTGATCGTAGTTGCTCCAGCTGTGTGAACCTTCTTGGCATGAGATTGGCAGTCACAGCTTTGCAATTTGTTCATGTGAAAATTCAGTTTCGTTGCCTACCTCccttttatttaaggtagaATTCCAGGTTGACTTACTCGCTCGCTAATCAACAAACTTGAGCTGTCTATGCCTAGAGTCATCTGGACTTTCCTCAGCTTAACATTTGCCCGTGGCGATAAACATAAATGTCAAAAAGATATAAGGTTTAGTGCTCCAGGAGGACCTACGATCAAGGTAGTTAAAGGATTCCCATTATAAACAAAGCTTCTTACTAGATGTCCTATCTATGAGATAAGGGAGGAATAAAACGTAGGACCTCAATCCTCAATGACAAAAGAATTTGAGCAAACTTAGGGGCCTatttaataagtttattttcGCATCTTCTTCTAGAGTCTGAcgttttcttgcttcccaGGGCCTGCCTGTATGGGAGAGCACTGTGGACTCACGCTTGTCACTGGATGCTGATTAACGGAACTTTCGACTTACTACAAGTTCCATTACCTCCACAGACTCGCCCGGTCCATAATAAGGAAATTCCTTTATTCAGGTTCTTGAGAGTATGCACTCTATTGGTGGCTGATTGTCTGGCATCCATACCAAGTACATATAACTCACTGCCTTACCTACTAAGTAGGCTCATCTCAGTCAGACTCTCACTTCAAGAGAATGAGATTTCACATGAGCTGTCGCTTCTTGCAATATCCTACTTTGTcattaatttaatatataaaaacttaaGGAGAAATGAAATAATTAAAGAACCGGTCATAAATGAGTCAATGGAGTCTTTTGGGTACTCCCAGCCACTGATCGCTGCGATACCGCACTAAGTAGGTAGCTTACAGTTCTATATCAAACCCCAGCGAAAATTCCCATTAACTACAGCATCAACAATACAAATCCTCAGTcgccaagatgatgaagaaattCGCTCGCGCCTACTCTTCGGCGTCAGCCACCCTTGGCTCAAACCCTGTTCCTCCTTCAAAGATTCAATACATTCCTACTTCAGGAAAATACCCCAAAGGCTTTATCGCTTCAGGTGTTTTGGCTGGTGTCAAACCTGGCAATACCAGCAAGCCCGACATCGCCCTCGTCACTTCTGATCGTCCCTGCGCCGCTGCTGGTGTCTTCACAAAGAATAAGTTCCAGGCTGCTCCTGTGACCTATAGCAGGAAACTTTtgcagcagaagaagaacgcgGGCCTGCGAAGTGTGGTTGTCAATTCTGGTAATGCGAATGCTGTCACCGGCACCGGAGGTCTTGAAGATGCTACCAGTATGGCCCGCACGACAGATCAgagagttggtgatgaggacTCTACTATTGTTATGAGCACTGGAGTAATTGGTCAGAGGTTCGTTTCTTCGATTGGCTGAATTTGATGCTTCAGTGGCTCACAATTAATCCAGGCTGCCAATTCAGAAGattctcgacaagatccCCACAGCTGTTAGCAAGGCTGGTGGTTCTCATGAGAACTGGCTTGAATGTGCAAAAGCTATCTGTACCACAGATACTTTCCCTAAGCTCATGTCTCGATCCTTtgagcttccttcttctccaggcGTTGAGTACCGCATTGCTGGTATGACAAAGGGTGCAGGCATGATTGCCCCCAACATGGCGACTCTTCTTACCATCCTGGCTACCGATGCTCCTATCTCCCCTGATGTCATGCCCAATGTTCTTCGACATGCGGTGGACCGGTCATtcaactccatcaccatTGATGGTGACACTTCTACCAATGATActgttgctcttcttgctaACGGTGCCGCTGGCGGAAAGGAGGTCACTTCTGAGCAGTCTCCAGACTACCAAGCCTTCCAGAAGCTCCTCACCGAGTTCTCTGTTGACTTGGCCAAGTATGTCGTCCGAGACGGTGAGGGTGCTACCAAATTTGTTACCATCCGTGTCGTCGACAGTGCTTCTGAGGAGGCAGCCCGTGAGATTGGTCGATCCATCGCCAAATCCCCCCTCGTTAAGACTGCTCTGTACGGAAAAGATGCCAACTGGGGCCGTGTCCTTTGCGCCACCGGATATGCTCTCATTTCTCCTCCTGGCCAACCTGTGAATGACGTTCCTGAGATTACTCCCGAGCGCACCAATGTCTCCTTCGTCCCTACCGATGGCTCAgctgagctgaagctgctcGTGGACGGTGAGCCCGAGCAGGTCGACGAGAAGCGAGCATCGGAGATTCTCGCCatggaagatcttgagatcGTTGTCAAGTTAGGTACAGGCGACAAGTCTGCTGTGCACTATACCTGCGACTTCAGCCATGACTATGTCACTATCAATGGTGACTACCGAACTTGAGGGTTGCTAAGAAGGAGTTGACGATCTTATCAAAAATATAGCCTGAATTGCATGTCTACATGAGCCGATCTGTGAATTTTGATATGATTAACAAGATATCTTGTATGGATGCGTAACGAATGCGGCATGCAGGGTCTTGAGGAGACATGCCAGGCAACGCATTGTAAATATTTCCAGAAGCCTGTTATGTGACATAGGTCATATATTCACTTATATCTCAAAGTCTGATTCCTGCATTCCTATCAATAGCAGGTCTAGTTCTAACCAAAACCAAGTATTTATCCGGAACTCCTAAGCGACTATTCCCTTACGCACTCAGAGTACCCTTGGTGCTAGGCACCTCACCCTCTTTACCAGGTATCCTTGTGGTAGCAGCCTTGATAGCAACAGCAAGAGCCTTGAAAGCACTCTCGGCTCGATGGTGGTCGTTGTCACCGTGAAGACAGTGAACATGCAGCGTAACACGAGCACCCTGGGCAAAGCTCTGGAGACAATGAGGTACCATCTCGGTGCTGAGCTGGCCAAGCCACTCTCGCTTCAGACCGAGGTCAACAACGCTGTAGGGACGGTTGGAAAGATCGATGACCGCGCGAGACAGGGCCTCGTCAAGGGGAGCATAGGCGTAGCCGAAACGGGCGAGACCAGCAGGAGTGCCGAGAGCCTGGGCGAAGGCATAACCAAGGGCGATGCAGACATCTTCGGCGGTGTGGTGGTCATCAACTAGAGATATCAAGTCAGTCATTTGACATCCCTCTGTGGCGGTTGAAGGGCAACGAACTGTGAAGATCACCCTTGCAGTTCAGAGCAAGACTCCATCCAGCATGCTTAGCTAGAGCATGAAGCATATGGTCAAGGAAACCAATTCCTGTGTTGACAGCGATCTTCTGCGACTTGCTAGCCTGAGAAGCATGGCTATCTCCATCGTTGAGAAGACGGGAGTCAGTGTCCGGAGGGAAATCGCCGCCGTCAAGGTTAAGAGCAAGCTGAATCTTGGTCTCGTTCGTATCGCGGGCGAGAGCAGCCCATCGAGTAGGTTGAGAAGATGCCATTTCTGCGAGTAGATTGGTATAGTTGTACAATTGAATGTTTCTCGGGTAGTTGTAGACTTTTAAAACTTGACTGCATGACGGGCTCCTGTATCGGCGAGTGCCAAATTGATGGCTCCTGATACGCTACAAATTCAACCCCGCCAACTTTTTAGTCGCCTCTGACAGAGGCAATGGTCGCTGTAAGCTACCCCGCCGTTGATGGAGGCACGCCCGCTGTGGCTTCTTAGAACGCCCTTCACACGCTAGGCTCTAGTGGAGGCGCGAACAACGGCTGGGCGGGCTTGCGGTGAGATTAGATTCATTGTTGACTTTTGGTG
This region includes:
- a CDS encoding arginine biosynthesis protein ArgJ produces the protein MMKKFARAYSSASATLGSNPVPPSKIQYIPTSGKYPKGFIASGVLAGVKPGNTSKPDIALVTSDRPCAAAGVFTKNKFQAAPVTYSRKLLQQKKNAGLRSVVVNSGNANAVTGTGGLEDATSMARTTDQRVGDEDSTIVMSTGVIGQRLPIQKILDKIPTAVSKAGGSHENWLECAKAICTTDTFPKLMSRSFELPSSPGVEYRIAGMTKGAGMIAPNMATLLTILATDAPISPDVMPNVLRHAVDRSFNSITIDGDTSTNDTVALLANGAAGGKEVTSEQSPDYQAFQKLLTEFSVDLAKYVVRDGEGATKFVTIRVVDSASEEAAREIGRSIAKSPLVKTALYGKDANWGRVLCATGYALISPPGQPVNDVPEITPERTNVSFVPTDGSAELKLLVDGEPEQVDEKRASEILAMEDLEIVVKLGTGDKSAVHYTCDFSHDYVTINGDYRT
- a CDS encoding Imidazoleglycerol-phosphate dehydratase-domain-containing protein encodes the protein MASSQPTRWAALARDTNETKIQLALNLDGGDFPPDTDSRLLNDGDSHASQASKSQKIAVNTGIGFLDHMLHALAKHAGWSLALNCKGDLHIDDHHTAEDVCIALGYAFAQALGTPAGLARFGYAYAPLDEALSRAVIDLSNRPYSVVDLGLKREWLGQLSTEMVPHCLQSFAQGARVTLHVHCLHGDNDHHRAESAFKALAVAIKAATTRIPGKEGEVPSTKGTLSA